A portion of the Cryptomeria japonica chromosome 5, Sugi_1.0, whole genome shotgun sequence genome contains these proteins:
- the LOC131061044 gene encoding cytochrome c oxidase subunit 2-like: MNDKHGELFAGKLASIVWGEEYPPFYGNSGGVSTQPYEYSNYNNSDEQSPTFDNYMIPEEDLELGQSRLLEVDNRVVVPAKTHPRLIITSVDALHSQAVPSLGIKCDAILGRLN, from the coding sequence ATGAATGATAAGCATGGAGAGCTATTTGCGGGGAAACTTGCAAGTATAGTTTGGGGGGAGGAGTACCCACCTTTCTATGGCAATAGTGGGGGGGTGTCGACCCAACCTTATGAGTATTCGAACTATAACAATTCCGATGAACAGTCACCAACTTTTGACAATTATATGATTCCAGAAGAGGATCTAGAACTGGGTCAATCGCGTTTATTGGAAGTGGACAATCGAGTGGTTGTACCAGCCAAGACTCATCCACGTCTGATTATAACATCTGTTGATGCACTTCATAGTCAAGCGGTCCCTTCTCTCGGAATCAAATGCGATGCTATACTCGGTCGTTTGAATTAG